In Pseudomonas sp. P5_109, the genomic window GACCATCCGGTCCTGCCTGAAGTCCGGTGACAATGCCACGTCCAGCAAACCGCCCTGCCCCTTGGCCCAGACCGTCGGCACGCCATTGAGCGGTGCCGACAGTTTGCCGTCGGCAGTGACAAGGCGCAGATTGCCGGGCCGTTCGGTCACCAGCATGTCTTTACTATCCGGCAAAAATGCCAGCGCCCAAGGATGTTCCAGTCCCGTCACGACAGGGGTGACTTCAAGGGTGCCTTCTTCGCTTTTCATCGTCTGGGTGGACGCGGCAAGCACAGGGACAGTGGTGACCAATGCACTGGCGCAGAGGGTTGCCAATAAGGTTTTACGCAACATGCAGGATTCCTTTTCCGATGAACATGAGGTCTGGTGAAAAATAGCGGACCGACGTGATGCCCGCCACTCAACGGTTGCCGGTGCCCGTATCTCTTGGAGCAGGATTGGGGATGAATTTAGGTGCGCTGGCGGGAGCGGTCCGGTCGGGATAGCGATTGCCGATGCCTCCATTGTCCAGGGTCGGCGGGCGCGGGACCGGCACGGTGTTCGGCCCGCGAATTGCCGGGGCGCTGGGTCGGGTGCCTTGCATGCTGTTGGGGTTGGCCCGGTTGATCGGGCTGCTGTAAGGATTGTTGTTGGTGCTGCCCGGCAGGTTCTGGGCCAATTGCCACGAAGCAGAGGTGTCGGCCCGCACCAGTGGGCCCAGTACGGCACTCAAGGCCAGCGCAATGGCGCCAAACACGTATCGGTTCATGGGGTGCCTCTCTACGTCACGTGGATAAGGACTTCGATACCACGCTACGCCCGGGGTTCGTATTTGTTAACAAAAACCTCCCCGGCAAGATGTAACACGACGTTGAACCGGGCAAAGGAACAGCCACGCAGACCACGGAAACTTTTGCCCAAGGCCGCAGGTCACCTGAACATCACTCGCGAGTAGACGACCATGGCACGGGCAATCTGGAAAGGCGCAATCAGCTTCGGACTGGTGCACATCCCCGTGGCGCTGGTCTCGGCAACGTCCTCCCAAGGCGTCGATTTCGACTGGCTGGACAGCCGCAGCATGGATCCGGTGGGCTACAAGCGTGTCAACAAGGTCACGGGCAAGGAAGTCACCAAGGAGCACATCGTCAAGGGCGTGCAATACGAAAAGGGTCGGTATGTGGTGCTCAGCGAAGAGGAGATACGTTCCGCTCACCCGCTATCGACCCAGACCATCGACATTTTTTCCTTTGTCGATGCCCAGCAGATTCCCCTGCAGAACATCGACACGCCTTACTACCTGGCACCCGACAAACGCGGCGGCAAGGTCTATGCACTGCTGCGCGAAACCCTGAGCCGAACCGGCAAGGTCGCTCTCGCCCAGGTGGTCTTGCATACCCGCCAACACCTGGCCGCGCTGATGCCGCTGGAGTCGGCGCTGGTCCTGGTGATGCTGCGCTGGCCGGCCGAGGTGCGCAGTCTCGATGAGTTGGCGCTGGGCAGCGAGGTGACCAGCCCGGAACTGGCCAAGGGCGAACTGGACATGGCCAAACGCCTGGTGGACGACATGAGCGCCGAGTGGGCGCCGCAAGATTATCGGGATGGTTTTGAAGACAAGATCATGGCGTTGGTCGACAAGAAGGCCCATGAAGGCAAGATCGAAGACGTCGAAACCGCCACTGGCGAGGATGAGCGCAAAACGGCGGACGTCATTGACCTGACCGAGTTGCTCAAGCGCAGCCTTGGCAACAAAGGTGCTGGTAAAGCAGCGGCCAAGCCAAAGGCGAGCAGCAAACCGGCAACGAGGAAGAAAGCCAGCAAGTGATTGGCTGGATGTTCCGGCCTCTTCGCGAGCAAGCCCGCTCCCACAGTGGAATGCATTTCAATGTGGGAGCGGCGGTGCGGCGATCCGACTTGCTCGCGAAGGCAGATTACGCCCACACGCAAAAATCAGATCAGAATGAACACCGCCAACAACCCGGCAAAGACCGACCACTTTTGCAGGTAGTAAAGCTTGCGGTTGCGCTTTTTCAGTTCCTTGCCGCGCAGGCGAACCTTGTAGACCTTGCCGAACAGTCGGTTGAGCCCGCCGGTCCTGTCGCCCGCCTCGTTCGGTGCACCCGCCGCCGACATGACATTGCGACTGAACCAGCGATTGAAGGCCGCCGCCCACCGATACTTCATCGGCCGCTCGACGTCGCAGAACAGGATGATGCGATTGTGTGGCGTGGTGTTTTCTGCGTAATGAATGTAGGTCTCATCGAACATCACCGCTTCGCCATCGCGCCAATGATAGTCCTGGCCATCGACATTGATGTAGCAACCGGCATCGTTCGGTGTTTCCAGGCCCAGGTGATATC contains:
- a CDS encoding Ku protein translates to MARAIWKGAISFGLVHIPVALVSATSSQGVDFDWLDSRSMDPVGYKRVNKVTGKEVTKEHIVKGVQYEKGRYVVLSEEEIRSAHPLSTQTIDIFSFVDAQQIPLQNIDTPYYLAPDKRGGKVYALLRETLSRTGKVALAQVVLHTRQHLAALMPLESALVLVMLRWPAEVRSLDELALGSEVTSPELAKGELDMAKRLVDDMSAEWAPQDYRDGFEDKIMALVDKKAHEGKIEDVETATGEDERKTADVIDLTELLKRSLGNKGAGKAAAKPKASSKPATRKKASK